From the Carassius auratus strain Wakin chromosome 36, ASM336829v1, whole genome shotgun sequence genome, the window tcatggtttcaacaaaaaatttaagcagcacaactgttcgcTTGACAATAATgaaatcattgataataataataaatcgacgattaatcgtgattaatcacatcctaaataaaatatttattttcataatatatgtatgtgtactgtgtataatatatatatatatatatatatatatatatatatatatatatatatatatatatatatatatatatatatatatatatatatatatatatatatatatatatatatatatatatatacatacatgtgtatatttctgaaaaaaaaaatattcataatataacctaaattatatgaatataaatatagacataaatacatgtaaatattttcaaaatatatacaaaggaaaactttcattttggattttcattttttCGCGAATAATCATTTGACTGCACTAAAAAAAGCATCAGGTAACCCCAATCTATGAGATAAGAGTTATTTAAGAGGCATCAAAGACTAAGGTGAGATATGTTTTTGAGTGTAAAACATCCCCAGCTCATGTCAGAGACTCGTAATCCTCTGCCTCCAGGCTGGGTCAGCACACAGAGGACTTCAATTCTCAGAGGAACTTAACACCTGTCACAATCCTTCACTCATTCAAAATCTGCAACCTGACAGGACCATAAGACCAAACTGAGTGATATTTCCTCCAAACCACCTCTCCAGACGCCAGCACATGATGAAGTACACAATAACAGTCCACAGACACAACAGAGGACTCGATACATTCAGCATTATAACTGAGCTCCATCTCAAAATACCTTGCCAAGAGGGATGAGGCTTTGAAGTGCTTTCCAGTAACCAATTACCCATTGGCAATTTTACAGCCATTAGGGCAGGCATTAGAGATAATGGCCTAATTAAGGAAAATGCACTAAATATTTCAAAAGTAAGTACAAGAGAAGACAAATAAATAGCCTTTCACTACAAATGACCGTAAATCCGGAGTGCTTGTTGACCGCTGCAGGCTCTGAGGGGCGAATACTTCTGATTGTTGGGTTAGAGCAACGGTAGGTTTTATACAAGATTTATAAGGGCTCTCACCTCGTTTATGACGCATATTTGGGCCTGTATCACTGCGCCTGTAGCCAGTTTCTGGACTGGAAGAGTCAGACTGCTGGAAAGCTGTTTTGCGCATATTTCTGTCAATAAAAGCAAAGTCAGCATGAACACAATGGTAAATAAATAGATGCAGATGGCACAAGAATATGCGTATGCATGCATACAGTGTCCTCTGAAGTATTTCAATTTCCAATCAAATGatttcatcatatatatataaatgaacacttttattcagcatggatgcattcaactgatcaagGGTTACAAGTTAAGATTCCCAAAAAAtcatattgcaaataaatgcttctCTTGTGAACTTTGTATTAATCAATGAgtcctgaaagaaaaaaattaaagacgtattccacaaaaatatgaagcaccaACTTTTTTCTACATTAATAAGAAGAATCGTTTCTTCCGAaccaaatctgcatatttaaatgatatctgatatctgtgactctgaagactagAGAGATTCagttttaccatcacaggaataaattacattttaaaatacattaaaatagaataagACATTTTGTCttcaaaaatcttacagaccccaaactgcAGTTGTTTGGCTTAcagaaacatttgcatttaaacacacaagaatatttaaatattgataagGATTTGCTCGTATTATTCATATTCGAACGTCAGATAAAGTAAACATATCAGCCTAATTTCCATAAAACAATACTGTAGTTtctatgaatatgaataaaactgATTATGGGCCCTATAATATACctggcgcaatgcgacgcaaggtgcAGCTCAGGTGTGTTAGtgtgctagtttcagtccagcgccacgtcgtttaattaggaaatgcatttgcgcccatttgtgtgttcaggcgcattgctggctcattgctattttaaggagcagAAAATAGACTGGTATATTTATTTGCCTACAAGCCATAATGGATattcatcgcatgtatcagaattaagCTATCTATTTGCTTGCACACAAGCAGCTCCATTTCATCTCTGAGACACGTTCTGTCTTTGCCCTTGCCAAATTaggccgtgtaaatagcaaatccgacatggcacgagcgcaactggctcttaaaggggaTGGAAGATAAGACTCTGATTGGTtcattgcacgttacgcccaaaaaaacaaccattactcattaagagaatagggacaacccatttagaccatgcgcccgggtgCAACAACCTTTTGTCAATAAAATAGTAAAAGTGGATTTAGACACACCCTGAGTGAACCTAcgctgtgcgctttacactttgcatttagatcattaaaatagggcccattgtGCTTAGTACTGTACAGTGTTAATCAGAAGTGTGAGTCACTCTATTATATCCACCATAAGTAAATGTACGTTTGCGTCTACAAACAAAAGGTCATTTGGTTTATTATAAGATGCAGACAGCAACTGAATAAAGATATACTTGGAATGAGGAGGAGGTAAAACAACagtcctagaaaaaaaaaaagatactcattaaaattactaaattaaaacgTTGTGGCTGTCAAACATTAATGTGAAGAACTACACCCATGGTTACCCAACTAGGACACCTGCGCAAACTTAAGGGAAGTTAACTTTACAATACTTACAATAAACTCCACACTGGGGCCAGTTAGATAAAAGCAAAGTTAAAAATTGCTATAAAATACCTCATGGGAGCATGGTAGATGTTCTCTGTAATCTTCTGATGGATTTGACTGGCTTCTATaccacgagagagagagagagagagagagagagagagagagagagagagagagagaagggtcaTACAGTGTTCATGCATTCAGTGTTTACATACTGTATTCACACAGCACACAAAATACCGCCAGGATTTATTTGGTTTTGAATCTTGATTTCAGTACCTTTACTAAAAAAATCAGATAACATCATGCCATCAGATAGACAATACAGCCAAATTATTCATAGGGGTTTCCAAGCACTGACGAGaactgtgtaatatatatatattatttttatgcaaaaaaaaaaaattaagaaggtGAGGTTGTTTCAGGTTTCCTTTGGGTGTTTACAAATCATTTTGGCTTTACATGGCAAATCattcctggtggaatgaactccccaactcaatccgagcagtccttagccatcttcaagaatcggcttaaaacccatctcttccatctttatttgaccctctaactttaacactcactattctaattcaattcttaaaaaaaaaaaaaaatctaactacctttctaatctttttgtattctattttcttattatgcaattgtgtgtaaagacctctaacactagcttgctctattttattttattttttattctgttttctttttattaattatattatttaaaatcccatgctatgtgtagtgtgttaagctaactgagacatGTTATAGCACATATatcatgctctttttgttgtttttgattgcttccactgttctcatttgtaagttgctttggataaaaacgtctgctaaatgaataaatgtaaatgtaaatgtaaatcatgtCTTCTAAAGGGTAGTAtataagaagtttttttttttttttttttttttttatgagattgAGATCGCATGAAGGGCGGGTTTGCCCAGAAATACCTCGGCAGGCTTCCAGCTGGCTTGTTAAAACTTTGCGGATCTCTGACACCCACATGTTCTTCACTTCCATCAGAGGGGCCTGACAGAGAAGTGAGGATATGTTATAATATGGTAACATACCTGCTCTGGGGCACTTTTGCCCAGTTCCCTCTCATGGGTCATATAAGGAACAACATGGTACTTCCCCAGAACAATATAGATTAGATAAAATGATAAAGACTGGCAGGGCACCTATAAAATTAACAGGAAGTGCATTGCACAGTACAATAACAGACGCACATTtggtcaaaataaatatttttgcatggTCACAAACTGTTTACACCCCACTTTGTAGactcaaaattatttattatgttaataaaacacaatttcatgTCTTGTGACTTCGTGCTGTACCTGAACGATGTAAACCTCCTCCCTGCCATTGTACCAGATTTCAAACTTCTTGATGTCTCCTTTGACATTTTCAGTGATTCCCACCGAGCTCATCTGGGGTGGGGGAAACATGCCACTGGTCAGTAATATGATCCAAAATGTGTATTTAGCTTCTTCCACACACAATTTGCTATTAATCATTTTGATACACTTAAAATGATTACTTAGATGGAAATGATAGCTCTATTGAGAAGTCATGActgtatatgcacacacacatgaacacatctctctgtgtgtgtgtgtgttgggtcaCCACTCAGTGTAAAACCAGTTGAGAAACACTTCTAGACGGGTCTTGAGGGATTTCTTTTTAATCCCAGTATGTTGCCacaataaacagaaaaagagaactTAAAGCAAATAGGAAGTTGCTACACTGTTCAACATTCAGTTCGCCTTCAGTGTAGATATAAAGCTCATTCAGTACAGTCAGACGTCAACCGTTTCATTTGACAGTAAGTGACGGTGTCCTTCCCACCTTTAATGAGTGCTTGAAACTGTAGGAAGGGGATTTCTCGTGACCATCAGAGGTTTCCTCTCGTTTCTTGCAGAACAAAAGCATTTTGTGGTAAAGAAAGAGATGTCTCTGCATGGGTTTGAAGCGTGCCAAGTCCTTGACTTTACTGTGACCTTTCTTATGGTCTGTCCAAACATTAAACGACCCCTGCATGAGCAGTTTTCCCAGATCATTCAGATTGCCCTGAAATCACACATACAGTAAGACTTAAATTAGTACACACACAAAAGCAGGTTCAAAACACATCGACCTTCACATACCGTATCTGTTCAACAGACAAATTACTGtgttaaatatattgtaatatattcatAAACCTCAAAACCAGTAATGGCGATCTGATGCATGGAGTCATTGACTGATTTGATGATGTCCAGCATTGTGGCCAGAGCTTCCTCCAGCTCCGCGGTGCCTTCTGAGTTCTTACTGCACTTCAGCATCTCCTGAAAAATGAGTAGGAAAATGTGCATTGAAAACTGTcttattttacatgtaaaatgtGTGAAAGTTCAGGAGAAGTATATCAGCGTAATTTAAGACCAGTACCTTTAACATCAGTTGGTACTTAGTGATTCTCTGCACAGGCTTGAGGAGATATGCATCTAATGAAAGCTTGTGGTCCAACCTTTTCTGACACTCCTACATAAAGAAAATCATTAGAGAAGTAAAGTTTTCACATACAGGGCCCTGAAGTATAATATTTATACACGTATAATAAGTATAATATCTGATATTTAGTTCAAATGAGTGCTGTCTtttatcagttctgtgaatgactcaTTCTTTATAAAGAACAATGTTATTTGAGTAGCCTACAGTCtcaggcacattagtattttcacccaaaaAAGGCGGTTAGACCAGTTaattatatcttttgctgtagtgtgtcagtaggaaatataattttacatttccaaacattcagtttgccattcattttaataatattctagTGAGATTGTTGAATGTACAAGCAGTCTTGACAACagactgcctaagacttttgcacagtagtgtatgaataaagtacgtatgattaaattaagtatatttaaataagtataattaaagtatactcatatgtgttaagggctagattttcgctggaggaaacggctgtggtgtgtgATGAGTGGTGAACAGCGGAAACTTGagagtagatgagaaaccgattGCGCCcttgtgaccttttgtaaactctATTTATGTCAAAGAATTGCACAGATACAGACATactaacaatctatcggtaaacacacacctcGTGTCctcagcaagcagtttcggcccagatccggcccacatctggcccacttGGATTTCACGTgagccagatgtgggccggttctgggccaaaactgcttgctgtcttgGGCTGTTTGTGTTTGAGTCCACTCGTGCTGCTCTGCGCGGTCTGTGGATTAAAGAGCGTGCTGGAagacggagagaagacagatctTCTACCGTTTTCATCTGACATTTAAGCGGACTGAGGCGATCGcgaatttgtgtacagtttatgaaGCCCTGCTAAAAAAGCCGAGCGACGCCCATGCTTCGTGTGTACATTTCGGAGAACCAAGACAAATATTTCAATCAATCGCTCGGGCTTTTAAGAGGCACCGAAATGAGGCACCGAAATCTGCGTGCTGATTCGTTTCGGTGCGTACCGGTTCCATAGGTTTTCGGTACCAAACCCTAGTTATCACATTTATCAGAATTAGTCTATTTGCTTGCAGACGAACAGCTCCATTTCATCTCGGAGacacgttctgtctttgcgcttgccaaattctgccgtgtatatagcaaatctgtcatggcacgagcgcaactggctcttaaaggggaTGGACGATGAGACTCTGAGATTTATGTTTAATAAGAACTTCTGTCAAAAGGGacaaaaattatattgtttaaaagACAATCTGATTTCTTGaacttttctgttcatcaaaaaacCCTAAAAAAGCATCTCTGTtttccacatatatatataactgtttgGACAATAACAATATCTGTTTCTTGATCAGCGTATTAAAAATGATTTCCAAAGCATCAAGTGACACTCAAGCCTGTAGTAATGcctcctgaaaattcagctttgccatcacaggaataaatgaaatttttttatttaataaaacagaatagattataataatatttcacaatattggggtttttaatgcatttttgatctCTTAAATACAGCCTTGGGGAACATAAGTGAAGTCTTTCCTTTTTCGTCCTGGCCCCAAACATATGAAtagtgtattgtgtattgatttacGTACATACGCCTCACCTGAAAGAACAAACTGTCTCCACACTGCCGCCACAAAGCTTCAGATCGTGGCTTATTCTGACAATATTTCTCATAAATCTGCAACTCTTCCTTCTGTAAGACAGCAGATGGAGACAAGCATTAGGATCCCATTTCACATTCTGTAGTTGTACTGTATTTCACAGACCACATCTCCCTGATGTCACTCACCCGCTTCAAAAAACATGTTCCTACTAACTCCGGCTTTTCTGCTAAATTTTCCAGCTCTTTGAGAAATGTCCTGGCAAAACATAATGGAACAATTGAGtacggaaaaaaataaataactggagGGTATGAGAGGACAAAGGCAGGCAAACGGCacaaagaaaaggaaaggagGCAGACGGCTTGAAAAACTGTTTCATATTTttctaaagtattttatttcttcagaaaaaaaaacagaaagagagagagaaagagagagagagagattgctcTTTTCCAGGGCATGTAAAGCTTCAAAAAGAACAAAGAAGCACCTTAAAagtagtataatatataatatgatataatattttaagTCTAATGATTGGTCACCGGTCACTTTTGATTATATTAATATTCTTCTGAACTTCTTTTAttttgcacacaaataaaaacaaaaaatcaggCAAGAAAAGACGGGagtttgaataaatgattccagaattttcattttcgggtcaACTCTCCCACCGCGCTCCTTTCACTGAATCCTTGGATGACTTCTAAGACAAGCCTGTTTATATTTCATCTCTATCAAACAAATCAGTAATGAATGAATGTCAAATGTCGACGAACACAATAGCCTTTGAGGACTCACACTCTCGTTACTGACATGATGACATGTAAAAGCACATAAACAAAGCTATAGCTGGGAATGATGGACAATGCTTAGCGGTTGTTTATCTCTACCTGACTGATATAATAGAAATAGTTGCCGGGGAAATGCATTTGGGGAGACATAAACCTGCTCGAGGGATTGTTATTGACATAATCCTGGACTTTGCTGTCACCCGATGCCTAATAGGAGACAATGAACTCTACAAAAATAATCGGTAGCATGAGGCCAGCCGAACAATGGGCCAGCGAACACCTATAGATCATTAGTGACACTATACACAATTCAATAGTACAACCCACAAAAcccatacaaaaaaaataaaacaaattattgtgGTTAAGATGACTTCTGTGAAATGTGGGTGTGAAGTTCCCTCTATATGGAAGCATCAGAAAAGAACTAGCTGAACCAGTTGTGCGTGAGCCTTGTCAGGAATGTGAGAGGATGTTGGGGGAAGGTCTAGCTCATACCGGAAAAAGGACCATTATCCCGTCTTTAATCTCTAGTTGGGGTCTGCTAGCATGGTGCAAACTGGTAAGCGGTCTACCATACTGAACCAGATGACTGAAATGATAAGTTCTGGCGAGCTGGAAAGCACATATCATGTCCTTAAGTTGTAGAATATTTCCTTACTTCTGGTGAAATGTGTAGATTTCAGGCAGGTTTCCGAAAAGTACCTCCTTCCTGTTTTCTAAAGATGGCGGGATCAAGTAGAACATCTCGGGGTCATCCAGTGCGCTGGCATATCCctgcacaaaaataaacatgacaCCAAAACCACAGTCAAATGTTTCAACAATGCACCAGATTACTATGATATGCATTTACATCACttgaaaaattgtttttatttatttaattattttgtgattTACCAGGCTTTTAACATTTGTGAAACATTACTACATAgctgattttaatttttaaatatttgaatatatatccCGTGAtccaaagctacattttcagcagccattattccaatTTTTTGTGTCAactgattctttagaaatcattgtaatatgctgatttgccgtTCAAGAATCATTTCTTATAATggtcaatgctgaaaacagttgtgctgcttaattgtattattatttttattattatttgattaataaaagtggGGAGgggtcaaaagaacagcatttatttgaagtacaaGTCTTTTGTAACATCTCTTCTGTCAATGATCAATTCACTGCAATATTGAtaatcatttctctctctctctctctcaaaaaacaaaaaacaaaacttacaCAATTTTGAATGCTACATGCATTTACAACATATGCCAGGCAACCGACAATGGTTTGCAAcatttcctgtttcctgtgtTAAATTCAGATACACATACCTCTATAATACTCTGCAGCTCTTCAACATACAGCCTCTCTGTCTCAATCAATTCATTCATTATGTGGCTGTTGAGAAAGGcaaaaatattcagtattttGTCAAACAAATGTCAGAACACTAGTGTGATGAGAGACACAGTTTATGACGAAAGCTTGAACATGACTCTCATAAACCAATCCACCTACATAGTGGAAAGTAAGGTTtgtataacactttttttatatcCGAAAATAAACTGAAACCTACTAATGATGGCTGTTACACTTTAACATTTTTTGCAAATCTGAAGCACTGATGCGTCATCTAGCACTAACGTAAAATATGCAGTTCAGTTTTGACAGTTTCTGTGTCAAGGGTCATTGCTAACATTGAAACTATTTTGTTGCAATTGATGAACTAAAACAAATTtgtcatgtcttcagctttttgTTCTTCCCGTAACATGCAACCACTATGACACCTCaaatgacccttcagaaatctgattttattttatcttattttgtctTAACCAGTTCTTCGCTTACACAGACCGAGGCCAATGAATTACATTTATTGCATAGAGGTGAAGCCTGCTTATTTGAATCAGATGACCCAAATTCTGTGTTTCAGTCAGAGAAGTCCCTCTTTTCACAGATTGTTCATATGATGAATTTGGCCAGTGTTAAAAAAGAGGAATGTACTTCCCCCCTCCCACCCATCAAGAACACTCCCGTTCAAATACAAGCTCATTTAGCAGCTACACACTACTTCTTTCTGTACAGCTGCAACAATACGAGTGCAGTCCAGGgtccaaaaactattttttatacgTTTACTACATCATGGATGCGCCACAGTCTCAATGGTAAGTCGTATGTTTTACTTAGTTTTTGACTAAACTGAGTTTCTGCCAGGAGATCTTTCTGAAACCTGCCAAAAGATATAACTATTGGAATCCAAGTACAAAATGTCTTTCCAATGGAATTTCAAGCTTTACAGAACTCATGCTAAATTGATCTTGTATCTGTGGagtctgtgtattaaatgcaccGAGCCCTTTTTCGGGAGAAATCATTCTGTTCTTTGAAGCATGATGTACATATCATATGATTGTCTGCGCtattaaaatatgcaattttgCTCGGGGTGTTTTTCATAGGAGTCGCTTGGGGTGTGTTTATTGACATTTAAAATTCAAGTAAACTTTGAATACAGCTGAGAAATACTTTCTGATAAAATGTCAGAAGAGAAATTGTGATcacagagatttaaaaaaaaggtaataaactCACATATAATTGACAAGataatgaaaataaggaaatggTTTCATTTGTAcagcaaatgcaaaaatgtattaattcattaaatcaatatattttttttttatttttttttttatgtagaacttTTCCTGTTATCCTTCATTGCTCAACAAAGAAGTGTAATGTGTTTCATTCTTAGGCAAGTTTTggtcaaaatgactaaaatggGAAGAACGGTGAAACTAATAATTGCACAGAACAGCTGGTGTGAATACGTGATCCAGTTTGTCAGATGATACCTCGTGGATCGTCGCAGTTTAGGGTGTGGGATATTATGACGCGCACTGCTGTTGTGTCGTGCCTTTTGAGCAGATTTGCTGCTGTAATGGTCTTTTTGTGGTCGTGAATGTTTTGGACAGCACTCAGCAGATCCGCATGTTCGGTGGATTAAAGCCTTCTTTTATTCCACGTGGCGCTGAGTCGACGATTGCTTTTATTCACAAGACCGATTCACAGAGTCCCTCTATATGGTCATGGGTTTGAATGAGCTCTTGCAACTAATGGTGTAAATAGGCAAGCATTTGTTAAAAAAAGCAAGTATCtttcatgtgactttttttttataaagaaataaaaatactatatagtatttagggtttaaaaaaaatatatatatatatttatatatatatatatatatatatatatatatatatatatatatatatatatatatatatatatatatatatatatatatatatatatatatatatatatataatatgctcaTGTTCAGTTCTACATCATTTATAATCAACAAAGAGCCATTTcagtaaattaacttttttggcGATTTATGAAGTTGTTTCTTAAATTAGAATTTCTGCAccctttgaaataatatttcttcATTCTTTACAGACCACAAATACATTAATGCCATACAGTGGATCGTCTTCACTCTGAAAGCACTTAAGGACTAACGGTttagtgtaaaaaatatatataaaaaatggacaaaaaagggCGGGTGTTTTGGGTTAACCCTTCTGGTAGGCCAACCCTTCTGCAGTGAGCAACAATGGAACTCAGGCAAACCCAGTCCTGGAAAAACATTGAGAGCAGTACATCTGGATTGCATTACTGGACTTGACAAGAAAGAGGGGGTGAGAGAGTGCACAGCCTAGCAGAATGTTCATAAAGTTCAGAAGAGTCAAAAAATTGAAATTTCTACAGCTTGTCTTGATGTGCTGTGTCATGTCAGTCCTCATGGTTTACTGGGAACATGTGGACGACCACGTTGTGAGCCATGTGAAGTCATACTCCTACCGCTACCTAGTCAACAGCTATGATTTCATCAACAAAAGCCTCAGCATCAGCCCACAGCAAGCTGCCAGGTTTGGGAGCTACCCATATTTGCTAAACAACGAGGACATTTGTAAAGACAACGACGTGCTGCTTCTTCTCTTTGTGAAGACCTCCCCGGGGAACTTCAGAAGACGACAGGACATACGCTCCACTTGGGGCAACGAGTCCTACATAAGTCACAAGCTAGGTGTTGTCATAAAAGTAGTGTTTGCAATGGGTGTTTACTCTGACGTGAACTCTGATAGCTTGAGGCGGAAAGAATTGCACAAAGAATTGCACAAGGAGCACATGAACCATGGTGACCTGGTTCAGCAGAACTTCCATGACACATTCCATAACCTCACTGTAAAACTGCTGCTTCAATTCCGCTGGACGCATGACAACTGCGCCCATGCCCACTTCCTCATGTCTGCTGACGATGATGTCTTCATCCATATGCCTAATCTAGTGCGCTACCTTCAGGACCTCAGAAGCCAGAACGTGCGTAACCTTTGGGTCGGCCATGTGCACAGGGGGGCGCCTCCAGTTCGGCGTAGGGACAGTAAGTACTACATGCCTTTCGATATGTACCAGTGGTCGTCCTACCCAGATTACACCGCCGGGGCGGGGTACGTTGTCTCTGGCGACGTGGCAGCCAAAATCTATCAGGCCACGCTATCTCTGAATGCCTCTATTTATATCGATGACGTCTTCATGGGGATCTGTGCCATTGTAGCGGGCGTCTCACCTCAGGGACATGTTTATTTCTCGGGTGAGGGGAAAACACTCTATCACCCGTGCATCTACGAAAAAATGATCACCTCTCATGGACACGAGGAAGATATCAGGAATCTGTGGAAAGTTGCAACCGCCCCACAGGTAGAAGCTATTTCTTCTGGACTGTTTGGGAAACTCTATTGTAcagctgtgaaaatgaaactgCTCTGTAAGCCGTACTTTACAAACACGTATCCGTGTATGGCAGCTTTTATATGATGCACTGTGAGCTTTCTAAAGTCCAAGcagtatttcagattttttttttttgtttacttttgctataaatgttacatattttGTAATTTCCCAATAAAGTTAAAAGGTATGTGCCCTAAGAATGTGTTTTGCACTCatgctcttttatttatttattttatttttaatgtacagtGTTGGACGAGAGAGTGCATATTATCTACACCACATGAGTTTCACAAAACTTC encodes:
- the LOC113055021 gene encoding lactosylceramide 1,3-N-acetyl-beta-D-glucosaminyltransferase A-like, producing the protein MFIKFRRVKKLKFLQLVLMCCVMSVLMVYWEHVDDHVVSHVKSYSYRYLVNSYDFINKSLSISPQQAARFGSYPYLLNNEDICKDNDVLLLLFVKTSPGNFRRRQDIRSTWGNESYISHKLGVVIKVVFAMGVYSDVNSDSLRRKELHKELHKEHMNHGDLVQQNFHDTFHNLTVKLLLQFRWTHDNCAHAHFLMSADDDVFIHMPNLVRYLQDLRSQNVRNLWVGHVHRGAPPVRRRDSKYYMPFDMYQWSSYPDYTAGAGYVVSGDVAAKIYQATLSLNASIYIDDVFMGICAIVAGVSPQGHVYFSGEGKTLYHPCIYEKMITSHGHEEDIRNLWKVATAPQVEAISSGLFGKLYCTAVKMKLLCKPYFTNTYPCMAAFI